The genomic region AAGGATCAAacatattaaagaaattttatgtatGCCATTTCTGTATCACATTATCTATTCACATAATAACAAGTCTTCTACATCAGCCAGCATCACGTAGGACATATCTCAACTAAAACCATAAGAGTACTAGAGTAACTCCCTTTCAAATTTCTATACCGATAACCTAAGGCTGTGAAAATTAGGCTCACAGTAAGAACACACGCAACACATATTGTGACCAAGGAGAGGCCTAACATATGGATCAGGGACCCTTCCTAAGACGTGGTTGTCATGTGACAAGAGCGAGCCAAACGAAATATCAAGCTCCCTCCATCCAGTGTGGCCTCTCCCTCAACCGGGTCACAGTCGTACTGCTTCCTGCATCCTGGACAGCGCCCATCTTCTTCAAGAATTCTCTTGTGACAGAAAAGGCATAGCCTGAATCCACACAAACATGGGAGAAAGCTTGAATCCGTGCAGTCCAAATCCTCATAGCATATTGGACATGATTTAGGGACCGGCCCAACATTCTTGCAGCCCCAAACAGATCCTCCTTGGCCAAAGTGCCTCTCTGAGTCTAACTGGAAACTATGCTGCTTTGACATATTGGGCAAGCTCTGAGGTCGAAAAGCATCATCAGGCCTCCAAGCCTGGGAATGTATCAGAGATTTCTGTATAGCTGTTCCTCCACTCTCTTGCTTTGCATTTGAAATATCATCCCCAGAAAATGGCCGATCTTTTACACTCAACTGAGAACCATATTTAGTAGAGCCTCCATGCTTCTCTGAAGGAGGTGAATCCAATCCTGAGTTAGGGATATGCTCTTGCTGCTTGTCTTCAGTGGCAGCCAAGGCATCAGCCATAGCCTCCCAATCGTCCAAGCAGCCATCATCACCAACACCTCCTTCATCTTCGTCGCTAATGCCACCTGAAAAGCAACCATTACTACTACTGCTACTGCTGCGAccactgctgctgctgcttctgCTACTTGCGGTAAAATTGGCCCCAGAATCATTGCTGCCCAATTCACTACTACTGTGGCTGGTGGGACTGTTTGAGGGCGACGACTCAGAATCACTGTACTGATGCATCTCTCCATAAATTCCCTCAACTCTCGGCTTTAACTCCAGCTTCTCTATAGGTATTCTCCTCCCATTCTCGGGGCCTGCTGGAAGCCCATGTGTCATCCCTCCACCGTGAACTTCCTCCTTACACCCACCATTACTTTTCACTGGAAGGATTAACATTgtatcatcaaatattatcaaGTAATTGAAACAAACagttaatatacatatatgggtcgataaaaaataaccaaaaaggaaataaaataaataattgaaacatCAACTAATATACCACACGGAACTACTAAAAcctaaataatgtaaaatatatatatcagtaCAACCAGACAAAGGCATTCAGAAACGTATTGACATATCTTTAACAAACCTTGCGAAAGCCACTGTTCCCGACGAGCATCAAGCT from Sesamum indicum cultivar Zhongzhi No. 13 linkage group LG3, S_indicum_v1.0, whole genome shotgun sequence harbors:
- the LOC105157153 gene encoding uncharacterized protein LOC105157153; its protein translation is MISDSIANASIAMASSNPKDFGKKKRANRSAKLKQCKLDARREQWLSQVKSNGGCKEEVHGGGMTHGLPAGPENGRRIPIEKLELKPRVEGIYGEMHQYSDSESSPSNSPTSHSSSELGSNDSGANFTASSRSSSSSGRSSSSSSNGCFSGGISDEDEGGVGDDGCLDDWEAMADALAATEDKQQEHIPNSGLDSPPSEKHGGSTKYGSQLSVKDRPFSGDDISNAKQESGGTAIQKSLIHSQAWRPDDAFRPQSLPNMSKQHSFQLDSERHFGQGGSVWGCKNVGPVPKSCPICYEDLDCTDSSFLPCLCGFRLCLFCHKRILEEDGRCPGCRKQYDCDPVEGEATLDGGSLIFRLARSCHMTTTS